ATGCCGGTTGGCTTTCCACGCGTTCCAGCAGCGGCGACTCGAACAGCTTGCCTACCACCAGCCCTGCCGCGCCGCGCGCCCAGATCTGGTCGTCGGTCGGCTTGACCACGATCTGCACATTGTCCAGCAGGCCGTTGAAGGTGTGCTTGCGCAGGCTTTCGAACATCGGTTTGAGCCGGTGATCGCCCGCCGCGACGCCCTCCCCGCTGATGATCAGCAGTGATGGGCACAGCAGGTTGATCACGGTGGCGAAGCCGATACCCAGGTAATGCCCGCTGCGGGCCAGCGCGTCCTGCGCCAGCGGATCGCCTGCATCCGCCGCGCGCACGATGTCCGCCATACGCGGCGACGGCGCGAGACTGGTGCGTGCGCCGCGCGTCAGGGCGCTTTCCACGTCGCCAATCACGGCGGGGTCGGCGGCCATCGCTTCCAGGCAGCCGTATTTCCCGCACGCGCAGCGCGGCCCGTTCTCGTCGATGGTGACGTGGCCCAATTCCCCGACGCCGCCGTGCACGCCCTGGTAAAGCTGGTGGTTGAGCACGGTTCCCATGCCGATGCCGCGCCCGACCGTCACCACGACGAAGTTCGGCACGGAATGTCCCGGCCCGAACAACTGCTCGGTGATAGTCAGCGTATTCACGTCGTTTTCCAGGTAAACGGGCAGGTTTAGCCGCGCGGCGACGAGATCGGCCAGGGGCACGCTGCGCCACTGGAAGAACGGCGAATAGTGCACGATGCCGCTGGCGCAGTCGATCACACCCGCCAGCCCGATCCCCACGCCGACCACGCGCGCCGAAGGGATATCCGCCTCGGCCAGCGCCTGCGTGACGGTTTCGGCCAGCTCCGCGCTGACGGTCTGCGGCGTATAGTCGGGGGACATGGGGCGCTCGGCGTAGGTGAGCACGGTCGTTTCCAGGTCGGTGACGGCGCACACCACGCGGTCTTCCATCAGCTTGAGGC
This sequence is a window from Aggregatilinea lenta. Protein-coding genes within it:
- a CDS encoding ROK family protein; translated protein: MNQPRRANRDLIKALNRNLILNIVRSEGPLSRTQVTHISGLSVGAVSQLVNELLHESWLVEVGESESTGGRRQVMLRLNPTAGYVVGLKLMEDRVVCAVTDLETTVLTYAERPMSPDYTPQTVSAELAETVTQALAEADIPSARVVGVGIGLAGVIDCASGIVHYSPFFQWRSVPLADLVAARLNLPVYLENDVNTLTITEQLFGPGHSVPNFVVVTVGRGIGMGTVLNHQLYQGVHGGVGELGHVTIDENGPRCACGKYGCLEAMAADPAVIGDVESALTRGARTSLAPSPRMADIVRAADAGDPLAQDALARSGHYLGIGFATVINLLCPSLLIISGEGVAAGDHRLKPMFESLRKHTFNGLLDNVQIVVKPTDDQIWARGAAGLVVGKLFESPLLERVESQPAS